Proteins encoded together in one Campylobacter concisus window:
- a CDS encoding plasminogen-binding N-terminal domain-containing protein, giving the protein MKRIIVILSLFFGFAFGADFSLNEYRTPLISVESDGTATIVDSPEILIGSSGVVLHKFDTDSSIIARVSVVSKNAGFAKVRFEVFDLLEQKALPLPGIAPASGDIVVLNYLYNRSLIVVPNKEIYEEVLGAFPNMIFIHPDLVGAYLSYEYKPNPSRDDFRKMCAQSAAGLIFVAMDGRSVFADCQSFKVLKEFKTGEVEYYQLPFYTRVSDIDTVFWKLNSEHINNYDAHYEKLFEEDN; this is encoded by the coding sequence TTGAAACGTATAATCGTGATTTTATCGCTGTTTTTTGGCTTTGCTTTTGGGGCTGATTTTTCTTTAAATGAGTATAGAACTCCTCTTATTAGCGTCGAGAGTGACGGCACAGCAACGATAGTTGATAGTCCTGAAATTTTGATCGGATCAAGTGGCGTTGTGCTCCATAAATTTGACACTGATAGCTCTATCATCGCAAGAGTGAGCGTTGTCTCAAAAAATGCCGGCTTTGCGAAGGTTAGATTTGAGGTGTTTGACCTACTTGAGCAAAAGGCTCTCCCACTCCCTGGCATCGCACCTGCAAGTGGCGATATAGTCGTGCTAAACTACCTTTATAACCGCTCGCTAATTGTCGTGCCAAATAAAGAAATTTATGAAGAGGTTTTGGGCGCATTTCCTAATATGATATTTATCCATCCAGACCTTGTCGGAGCATACTTAAGCTACGAATACAAGCCAAATCCAAGTAGAGATGACTTTAGAAAGATGTGCGCTCAAAGTGCAGCTGGTCTTATCTTTGTCGCTATGGATGGCAGAAGCGTTTTTGCTGATTGCCAAAGCTTTAAGGTGCTAAAAGAGTTTAAAACTGGCGAGGTTGAGTACTATCAACTACCATTTTATACAAGAGTTAGCGACATAGACACTGTATTTTGGAAGCTAAATAGCGAGCACATCAACAACTACGACGCTCACTACGAAAAACTTTTTGAAGAAGATAACTGA
- a CDS encoding response regulator: MNVAPQKYDFINLNDLQNLSKRFSNHGDQNSSKVNLSQFNELYEANKTDTIYITEADIKEYNKHLAIQKAEEILKDYSQNLIDSNNKIYSDKLSNGFSKNAYFKNINATDDAAMLPVLKSGYLENTKFKNLNDYAYSNTLKTNYGEVEVFLDIYGDNDELGIGKLENNSALFSFDSNNDGTLDQKDMLFDKLKVRGYDKDGNEKIANLSDVTARVDLRQFISTNVINHNQIAREELNHKAIITNSPDLYVDTKEIDHRHSYYASDPNTLFAAENRYEKIGKNDINNFFKKYAQNDGWVDLRHNNIFGKDSSFKNFAYTKIGFDDTARLSEFNPIVEPSKEQKKDENFSYTKFQKDSFMKFYSDYNAELDAHEKTIENLSANLKKFDENADAYISKLEDTKSAKMIAMENEFKQATGLDFSISNLKKVKKAFTSNEAIAATALRDSDSVIAMKLNQDGTIRLKFDSGRELDVNELYNDTGKLNTPSELKTSVNLDAKKMDNEQLNSLNFKDIGVMQSGKITSLKDAGAIAIINISNKFESKFLISLNSGKSISAREIYNISYLENDIKNKEKIDERDKFYKKVDTRV; the protein is encoded by the coding sequence ATGAATGTTGCACCGCAAAAGTATGATTTTATAAATTTAAATGATTTGCAAAATCTCTCTAAAAGATTTTCAAATCATGGCGATCAAAATAGCTCAAAAGTAAATTTAAGCCAGTTTAACGAGCTTTATGAAGCAAATAAAACAGATACCATCTACATAACTGAAGCTGATATCAAAGAATACAACAAACATCTAGCAATACAAAAAGCAGAAGAAATTTTAAAAGATTACTCGCAAAATTTAATAGATAGCAACAACAAAATTTACTCAGACAAACTTTCTAATGGCTTTAGCAAAAACGCCTACTTTAAAAATATAAATGCCACAGATGATGCCGCCATGCTACCTGTCTTAAAAAGTGGCTACTTAGAAAATACAAAATTTAAAAATTTAAACGACTACGCCTACTCAAACACTCTAAAGACAAATTATGGCGAAGTGGAAGTCTTTTTAGATATTTACGGCGATAATGATGAGCTAGGCATTGGAAAGCTAGAAAACAACAGCGCACTTTTTAGCTTTGATAGCAATAATGACGGCACACTAGATCAAAAAGATATGCTCTTTGACAAGCTAAAAGTAAGAGGATACGACAAAGACGGAAATGAAAAAATAGCAAATTTAAGTGACGTCACGGCTAGAGTTGATCTTAGGCAGTTTATCAGCACAAATGTCATAAATCACAACCAAATAGCAAGAGAAGAGCTAAACCATAAAGCAATAATCACAAATAGTCCCGATCTTTACGTAGATACAAAAGAGATCGATCACAGGCACTCCTACTACGCCTCAGATCCAAATACCTTGTTTGCTGCTGAGAATAGATATGAAAAGATAGGCAAAAATGATATAAATAATTTCTTTAAAAAATATGCTCAAAATGACGGCTGGGTCGATCTAAGGCACAATAATATCTTTGGTAAGGATAGCTCTTTTAAAAATTTCGCTTACACAAAAATAGGCTTTGATGACACTGCAAGATTAAGCGAGTTTAACCCGATCGTCGAGCCAAGCAAAGAGCAGAAAAAAGATGAAAATTTCTCATACACAAAATTTCAAAAAGATAGTTTTATGAAATTTTATAGTGACTACAACGCTGAGCTTGATGCGCATGAAAAGACGATAGAAAATCTTAGCGCTAATTTAAAGAAATTTGACGAAAATGCGGACGCTTACATATCAAAGCTTGAAGATACAAAATCAGCCAAAATGATCGCAATGGAAAATGAATTTAAGCAAGCAACTGGGCTTGATTTTAGCATCTCAAATTTAAAAAAAGTAAAAAAGGCTTTTACATCAAATGAAGCCATAGCCGCCACTGCACTGCGAGATAGCGATAGCGTCATAGCTATGAAGCTAAATCAAGATGGCACGATAAGACTAAAATTTGATAGCGGCAGAGAGCTAGACGTAAATGAGCTTTACAATGACACTGGCAAGCTAAATACGCCAAGCGAGCTAAAAACTAGTGTAAATTTAGATGCAAAAAAGATGGATAATGAGCAGCTAAATAGCCTAAATTTCAAAGACATCGGCGTCATGCAAAGCGGCAAGATCACAAGCCTAAAAGATGCTGGAGCGATAGCTATCATCAACATATCAAATAAATTTGAGAGTAAATTTTTAATCAGCCTAAATAGCGGCAAAAGTATATCCGCAAGAGAAATTTATAATATCAGCTATCTTGAAAACGATATAAAAAATAAAGAAAAGATAGATGAAAGAGATAAATTTTACAAAAAGGTTGATACTAGGGTTTAA
- a CDS encoding YihY family inner membrane protein: MSRLSLSKSDLKSGLNLLAALKDKELFHYAASLSFHTILSIIPILLISFSIFTKLPSFEDYYAKIQDFVFSALLPSNQEIISNYLQNFLQNSGNLGIVGFVAMIFTSAMFFSDYEYVVLKVTRASKARGFWSALSSYWTLITLAPLGLAGSFYLSSLVQEMLNSTKFTSWINFLSIVPYLIIWVIFCVTYLISVNDEIKFKSAFFSSFAASLVWYLGKSAFVYYVLYNKTYLSVYGSFSAVLFFFVWIYISWIIFLYGLKFCAYLSNSSKFKG, from the coding sequence ATGAGCCGTTTGTCCTTAAGCAAGAGCGATTTAAAGAGTGGTTTAAATTTGCTAGCTGCTCTTAAGGACAAAGAGCTCTTTCACTACGCAGCAAGCCTTAGTTTTCACACGATCTTATCGATCATACCGATACTTCTTATATCGTTTTCTATCTTTACAAAACTGCCTAGCTTTGAGGATTATTACGCCAAAATTCAAGATTTTGTCTTCTCAGCCCTTTTGCCAAGCAACCAAGAGATCATCTCAAACTACTTGCAAAATTTCCTCCAAAATAGCGGAAATTTAGGCATAGTTGGCTTTGTGGCGATGATATTTACTTCAGCTATGTTTTTTAGTGACTATGAATACGTAGTCTTAAAAGTGACAAGAGCTAGCAAGGCTAGGGGATTTTGGTCGGCACTTAGCTCGTACTGGACGCTCATCACGCTTGCACCGCTCGGACTTGCTGGCAGTTTTTACCTCTCAAGCCTTGTGCAAGAGATGCTAAACTCGACTAAATTTACAAGCTGGATAAATTTCTTAAGCATCGTGCCATATCTCATCATCTGGGTGATATTTTGCGTCACATATCTCATCTCAGTAAATGACGAGATAAAATTTAAAAGCGCGTTTTTTAGCTCATTTGCTGCCTCGCTCGTTTGGTATCTTGGCAAGTCAGCCTTTGTCTATTATGTGCTTTACAACAAGACATATCTAAGCGTCTATGGCTCGTTTTCAGCTGTGCTTTTCTTCTTTGTGTGGATATATATCTCGTGGATCATCTTTTTATATGGGCTTAAATTTTGCGCTTATCTCTCAAATAGCTCTAAATTTAAAGGATAA
- a CDS encoding sensor histidine kinase: MSEKTQILFKILSLYLVSSVLFLSYFFIHDYQNKKEALILNEVKSLKEIKMGIYMKARMNGLDSVSSLTNEKGVHACIVLENGEKIYKDFECKNINKGKNVNLIDGKVAIFEKIQYMEDNATDELARADIFLVGKNINGEILSLQISTTLKAAFFLFALLFVAFYLAKLSLKPLYEKIDTLNHFIKDSTHEINTPLSVISMSIETADRENLNERNLKRFNNISLAAKSLGSIYDALVHLSFNLDRPSKKELIDLNLLTTQRLNYFSPFFTKRGLKIDASLKPSFINADLEDVSKILDNLLSNASKYAAPNSKVSIILEPNFFSISNTGRGISKEQQMKIFDRYTRFNDDQGGFGIGLNLVKECCKKNGITVKCQSELDGETTFLLTWQS, from the coding sequence ATGTCTGAAAAGACGCAAATTTTATTTAAAATTTTATCCCTCTATCTTGTTAGCTCTGTGCTATTTTTGAGCTATTTTTTTATACACGACTACCAAAATAAAAAAGAAGCACTCATCTTAAACGAGGTAAAAAGCCTAAAAGAGATCAAGATGGGCATATATATGAAAGCCAGGATGAATGGCTTAGACTCGGTCTCAAGCCTCACAAACGAAAAGGGCGTACATGCTTGTATCGTGCTGGAGAATGGTGAGAAAATTTATAAAGATTTTGAGTGCAAAAATATCAACAAAGGCAAAAATGTAAATTTGATAGACGGCAAGGTAGCGATCTTTGAAAAGATCCAGTATATGGAGGACAACGCCACAGACGAGCTCGCACGCGCAGACATCTTTCTAGTTGGCAAAAATATCAACGGCGAAATTTTATCCTTGCAAATTTCGACCACACTAAAGGCTGCATTTTTCCTCTTTGCCCTGCTCTTTGTCGCCTTTTACTTAGCAAAACTAAGCCTAAAGCCACTTTATGAAAAGATAGATACGCTAAATCACTTCATAAAAGACTCAACACACGAGATAAATACACCCCTAAGCGTCATCTCGATGAGCATAGAAACAGCCGATCGTGAAAACCTAAATGAGCGAAATTTAAAGCGCTTTAACAACATCAGCCTTGCTGCAAAGAGCCTAGGCAGCATCTATGACGCGCTCGTTCATCTAAGTTTTAACCTTGATAGGCCAAGCAAAAAAGAGCTAATAGATCTAAATTTGCTAACCACGCAAAGGTTAAACTATTTTTCACCATTTTTTACCAAACGCGGACTTAAGATAGACGCTAGCCTAAAGCCTAGTTTTATAAACGCAGACCTTGAAGATGTGAGTAAAATTTTAGACAATCTCTTAAGCAACGCCTCAAAATATGCAGCACCAAATTCAAAGGTTAGCATCATTTTAGAGCCAAATTTCTTTAGCATAAGCAACACTGGACGTGGCATCAGTAAAGAGCAGCAGATGAAAATTTTTGATCGTTACACGAGATTTAACGACGATCAAGGCGGCTTTGGCATAGGGCTAAATTTAGTAAAAGAGTGCTGCAAGAAAAACGGCATCACCGTAAAATGCCAAAGCGAACTTGATGGCGAGACTACGTTTTTGCTCACTTGGCAGAGTTAA
- a CDS encoding AEC family transporter, with product MNFTPLFAIFFIIATGFFAKKVGIVEQKHSIPFVDFVLCFAMPALIFDKIYHVNVDASLINTILIGFASTAISAALAFVIGRVFKFTKITTVSMVMLSLFGNTLFVGMPVIQGFFGDAMVNEVIFYDQIATGIPLSILGPLILSFAAPEKVSLFQNTMKILKFPPFIALIMGLVLKEVPLPDFIFAPLRMFEGSVTPVALFAIGVGLNFSSITSSYKGVSVVLLCKMILPAIVFFIILKVSGIQMSKTWVVGLFQCAMPTSALASAMVIKAGLDSSLAISSVAIGVLFSFITLPVIYFVFA from the coding sequence ATGAATTTCACACCACTTTTTGCAATATTTTTCATAATCGCAACTGGTTTTTTTGCTAAAAAAGTCGGCATTGTTGAGCAAAAGCACTCGATCCCATTTGTGGATTTTGTCCTTTGTTTTGCAATGCCTGCGCTAATTTTCGACAAAATTTACCACGTAAATGTCGATGCCTCGCTTATAAACACGATCCTAATCGGCTTTGCCTCAACCGCCATTAGCGCCGCTTTGGCATTTGTCATAGGCAGAGTTTTTAAATTTACCAAAATAACAACCGTCAGTATGGTCATGCTAAGCCTTTTTGGTAACACACTATTTGTCGGTATGCCTGTCATTCAGGGCTTCTTTGGCGATGCGATGGTAAATGAGGTCATCTTTTACGATCAAATAGCCACTGGTATCCCACTTTCGATCCTTGGACCACTCATCCTATCTTTTGCCGCACCTGAGAAGGTCTCGCTCTTTCAAAATACGATGAAAATTTTAAAATTTCCACCATTTATCGCGCTCATTATGGGTCTTGTCTTAAAAGAAGTCCCGCTTCCAGATTTTATCTTTGCGCCACTTAGGATGTTTGAAGGTAGCGTCACCCCAGTGGCACTTTTTGCGATCGGCGTTGGTCTTAACTTTAGCAGTATCACAAGCTCATATAAAGGCGTTAGCGTCGTGCTTTTGTGTAAGATGATATTGCCAGCTATCGTATTTTTCATCATATTAAAAGTCTCAGGCATCCAGATGAGCAAAACTTGGGTCGTTGGTCTCTTTCAATGTGCGATGCCGACATCAGCCCTTGCAAGCGCGATGGTCATAAAAGCTGGACTTGATAGCTCACTAGCCATCTCATCAGTTGCTATTGGCGTGCTTTTTTCATTTATCACGCTTCCAGTTATCTATTTTGTATTTGCGTAA
- a CDS encoding metallophosphoesterase, protein MSEQIYIIGDVHGCFNTLLELIKQFPNKEKSQICFVGDVIDRGLFSCDVVELIMQNDYKMVMGNHERRLLSNKFEFLNNKVPFDRSWFFGNGGEATYRSYLGQSVEFKQRHVDFLESRPVYLEFKDYKTQNGEHLVVSHSAVGNMWELRNDKYASEEFKRHLLSGRGDEMQVSGIFNVYGHTPVREVKFYKNSADIDTGCVFNEVGFDKLSALEFPSMKIYTQRNVENFNKKDNNVVFSG, encoded by the coding sequence TTGAGCGAGCAAATTTACATTATCGGCGACGTTCACGGCTGTTTTAACACGCTTTTAGAGCTTATCAAGCAGTTTCCAAACAAAGAAAAATCTCAAATTTGCTTTGTTGGCGACGTGATAGATCGGGGGCTTTTTAGCTGCGACGTGGTCGAGCTTATCATGCAAAATGACTATAAAATGGTAATGGGAAATCACGAGCGAAGGCTACTTAGCAATAAATTTGAATTTCTAAACAACAAAGTTCCATTTGACAGGAGCTGGTTTTTTGGAAACGGCGGCGAAGCGACATATAGATCATATCTTGGGCAAAGCGTGGAGTTTAAGCAAAGGCATGTGGATTTTCTAGAAAGCAGGCCAGTTTATCTGGAATTTAAAGATTATAAAACTCAAAATGGCGAGCATCTAGTCGTCTCTCACTCAGCCGTTGGCAATATGTGGGAGCTAAGAAATGACAAATATGCTAGCGAAGAGTTTAAAAGGCACCTGCTCTCAGGCAGAGGCGACGAGATGCAAGTTAGTGGCATCTTTAACGTCTATGGTCACACACCAGTAAGAGAGGTAAAATTTTATAAAAATAGCGCAGATATCGACACAGGCTGCGTTTTTAACGAAGTTGGTTTTGATAAACTAAGCGCGCTAGAGTTTCCATCGATGAAAATTTATACGCAAAGAAATGTCGAAAATTTTAATAAAAAGGATAATAATGTCGTCTTCTCAGGATAA
- a CDS encoding response regulator transcription factor: MVRILLVEDDETLLDLISEYLGENGYDVTTTNNAKDALDLAYERNFDLLILDVKLPQGDGFSLLSSLRELGVTTPSIFTTSLNTIDDLEKGYKSGCDDYLKKPFELKELLIRMQALIKRNFSHQNGEDIKILDDLCFHPQSKTLSKNGENVNISSKESDLLALFLQNKGKILTKDEIFNKIWKFDEEPSELSLRVYIKNLRQILGKDAILNKRGDGYIYV; this comes from the coding sequence ATGGTCAGAATTTTGCTTGTTGAAGATGATGAAACATTACTTGATCTAATAAGCGAGTATCTGGGCGAAAATGGTTACGATGTCACCACTACAAACAATGCCAAAGACGCACTAGATCTTGCATACGAGCGAAATTTTGACCTACTTATACTAGACGTCAAACTCCCGCAAGGCGACGGCTTCTCCCTACTTTCATCGCTACGTGAGCTTGGCGTCACAACACCTAGCATATTTACCACCTCGCTAAACACCATAGACGACCTTGAAAAAGGCTACAAAAGCGGCTGCGATGACTATCTAAAAAAGCCATTTGAGCTAAAAGAGCTACTTATCCGCATGCAAGCTCTCATAAAAAGAAATTTCTCACACCAAAACGGCGAAGATATCAAAATTTTAGATGATCTTTGCTTTCACCCACAGAGCAAAACTCTAAGTAAAAACGGCGAAAATGTAAATATCTCGAGCAAAGAGAGCGACCTGCTCGCCCTATTTTTGCAAAACAAGGGCAAAATTTTAACCAAAGATGAAATTTTTAATAAAATTTGGAAATTTGACGAGGAGCCAAGCGAGCTTAGCCTTCGTGTATATATCAAAAATTTACGCCAAATTTTAGGCAAAGATGCCATTTTAAACAAGCGTGGAGACGGCTACATCTATGTCTGA
- a CDS encoding peptidoglycan DD-metalloendopeptidase family protein yields MPRIFVIFAILCINLYAIKPTVDELSWPNGSSFLNFLETNKIPLSLYYNLASEDQELTEEIIAGTKYQIYKDDNGEVKQALIPVSDELQIHIYRDDKGKFQLEFIPILYQSEDKVLALKVDKSVSEDIFDYTGSGTLALGFKEVFSGSGIDFKKINKGDTIAIVYNQKLRMGRSFGTPEIYAAMIETKNKRYVMYKFEDKFYDKNGKKSDKFLLVRPLANARITSNFTLKRWHPILQRYRAHLGVDYGAPKGTPIKAAGDGTVKFVGQKSGYGRTVIISHAGGYETLYAHLNGFAKGIRSGLKVKQGTLIAYVGTSGMSTGPHLHFGLYLGGKPINPESAIKVVKNIEDKKESAKFKAVINRNDELIRQALSNDKEYHKVEFFPNVIDF; encoded by the coding sequence ATGCCTCGTATATTTGTGATTTTTGCAATATTATGTATAAATTTATATGCCATAAAACCAACTGTTGATGAGCTTAGTTGGCCAAATGGCAGCAGCTTTTTAAATTTTCTTGAAACAAATAAAATCCCACTTTCACTTTATTACAACCTAGCAAGCGAAGATCAAGAGCTAACAGAAGAGATCATCGCTGGCACAAAATATCAAATTTACAAAGACGATAACGGCGAGGTAAAACAAGCTCTCATCCCCGTTAGTGACGAGCTTCAGATACATATTTATAGAGATGACAAGGGTAAATTTCAGCTTGAGTTTATCCCGATCTTATACCAAAGCGAAGATAAAGTTTTAGCCCTAAAAGTAGATAAATCAGTCTCTGAAGATATCTTTGACTACACTGGCTCTGGCACGCTAGCACTTGGTTTTAAAGAGGTTTTTAGCGGTAGCGGGATCGATTTTAAAAAGATAAACAAAGGCGATACGATCGCTATCGTTTATAACCAAAAACTACGCATGGGACGCTCTTTTGGCACGCCTGAAATTTACGCAGCGATGATAGAGACTAAAAACAAACGCTACGTGATGTATAAATTTGAAGATAAATTTTATGATAAAAACGGCAAGAAAAGTGATAAATTTTTGCTCGTTCGCCCTCTTGCAAACGCTAGGATCACATCAAATTTCACTCTAAAAAGATGGCATCCGATCCTTCAAAGATATAGAGCTCACCTTGGAGTTGATTACGGTGCTCCAAAAGGCACACCGATCAAGGCTGCAGGCGATGGCACGGTCAAATTTGTCGGACAAAAGAGCGGTTATGGCAGAACCGTCATCATCTCTCACGCTGGCGGCTACGAGACACTTTACGCCCACCTAAACGGCTTTGCAAAGGGCATAAGAAGCGGTCTTAAAGTAAAACAAGGCACGCTAATAGCATACGTTGGCACAAGCGGCATGAGTACTGGACCTCACCTACACTTTGGCCTCTATCTAGGTGGCAAGCCGATCAATCCAGAAAGCGCCATCAAGGTCGTAAAAAACATAGAAGACAAAAAAGAGTCGGCTAAATTTAAAGCGGTCATAAATAGAAATGATGAGCTGATAAGACAAGCTCTAAGCAACGACAAAGAGTATCATAAGGTGGAATTTTTCCCTAACGTAATAGATTTTTAA
- a CDS encoding aldehyde dehydrogenase family protein, with translation MKLLEKYGLFINGEWRDAKDGATLDAKNPANGEHLAKIADATEEDVNDAVRAAREAFNKFKHTTVSERAKLLNKIADIIDEHKEHLAKVESMDNGKPIRETLNVDIPFAAEHFRYFAGVIMGEEGSANVLDEKQLSIVLREPIGVVGQIVPWNFPFLMAAWKLAPVIAAGDASVFKPSSETSLSVLELFRLIDKILPKGLINIVTGRGSKSGEWIKNHPGLDKLAFTGSTEIGRDIAIAAARRIIPATLELGGKSANIFFSDANLDKALDGLQLGILFNQGQVCCAGSRIFVEESFYDKFIEAAVKKFSTIKVGDPLDHSTQMGSQINKKQAEQILNYVEIGKKEGAKVAIGGKAYTANGCDKGAFVEPTLLVDVTNDMRVAQEEIFGPVGVVIKFKDEAELIKMVNDSEYGLGGGIFTQDITKALRVARSMETGRVWINTYNQIPAGSPFGGYKNSGIGRETHKIILEHYTQMKNIMIDLTGKVSGFYAQ, from the coding sequence ATGAAACTACTTGAAAAATACGGGCTTTTCATAAATGGTGAGTGGCGTGACGCAAAAGACGGCGCTACACTTGATGCCAAAAATCCAGCAAACGGCGAGCACCTTGCAAAGATCGCTGATGCTACCGAAGAAGATGTAAATGACGCAGTTCGTGCTGCACGTGAGGCTTTTAATAAATTTAAACACACCACAGTTAGCGAGCGCGCAAAGCTGCTAAACAAGATCGCTGATATCATCGACGAGCACAAAGAACACTTAGCAAAAGTTGAAAGTATGGACAACGGCAAGCCGATCCGTGAGACGCTAAATGTCGATATCCCTTTTGCAGCCGAGCATTTTAGGTACTTTGCTGGCGTTATCATGGGCGAAGAAGGCAGCGCAAATGTGCTTGACGAGAAGCAACTCTCTATCGTTTTGCGCGAGCCAATAGGCGTAGTGGGTCAGATCGTGCCTTGGAATTTTCCATTTCTAATGGCAGCTTGGAAGCTAGCTCCAGTGATCGCAGCGGGCGATGCGAGCGTGTTTAAACCTTCAAGCGAGACAAGCCTAAGCGTGCTTGAGCTATTTAGGCTGATAGATAAAATTTTGCCAAAAGGTTTGATAAATATAGTAACTGGCAGAGGCAGCAAGAGCGGCGAGTGGATCAAAAACCACCCAGGCCTTGATAAGCTAGCATTTACTGGATCAACCGAGATCGGCCGTGATATCGCCATAGCTGCGGCTCGCCGTATCATCCCAGCCACACTTGAGCTTGGTGGCAAGAGCGCAAATATCTTCTTTAGCGACGCAAATTTAGACAAGGCGCTTGATGGCCTTCAGCTTGGAATTTTGTTTAACCAAGGTCAAGTTTGCTGCGCGGGATCGAGAATTTTCGTAGAAGAGAGTTTTTATGACAAATTTATAGAGGCTGCGGTTAAGAAATTTAGCACTATAAAAGTTGGCGATCCGCTAGATCATAGCACTCAAATGGGCTCTCAGATCAATAAAAAACAAGCTGAGCAAATCTTAAACTACGTCGAGATCGGCAAAAAAGAAGGTGCAAAAGTAGCAATCGGTGGTAAAGCCTACACCGCAAATGGTTGCGACAAGGGCGCATTTGTCGAGCCAACGCTGCTAGTTGATGTGACAAACGATATGAGAGTGGCTCAAGAAGAAATCTTTGGACCAGTTGGCGTTGTCATCAAATTTAAAGATGAAGCCGAGCTTATCAAAATGGTAAATGACAGCGAATACGGCCTTGGTGGCGGAATTTTCACGCAAGACATCACAAAAGCACTTCGCGTTGCAAGGTCTATGGAGACTGGCAGGGTCTGGATCAACACTTACAATCAAATCCCAGCAGGCAGCCCATTTGGCGGATATAAAAACTCAGGTATCGGCCGTGAGACACACAAGATCATCCTTGAGCACTACACTCAGATGAAAAACATCATGATAGACCTAACTGGCAAGGTTAGCGGCTTTTACGCACAATGA
- the mgtE gene encoding magnesium transporter, which produces MSQELEEAKELIDQHLDENLEDGELSAYELAQHLKTLKKHDEELFAKYLEKLDPEILGDVAIELPDHMLKDVIDTLPAEKIVEALEELESDDATDLLQYIEDIDEDKARELFNELDKENQNEILRLRSYDEDRAGAHMQTELFSAHLEEKLGSAVARLRQEKQEGKLENVSQLFIIDKNSVLQYAIPLEDLILFDFTKTLKQNIESTQIDHYKPHMANDMDLMQDVADMFQEYDLNVIAVTSSTGILLGRITYDDIHDYIQESATEQIYNLAGVDDESEEDDTLFKAGRGRAVWLGVNLLTALFSSSIIGLFDETIAAYVALAVLMPIVASMGGNTGTQALAVTVRRLALGEIEFKDAKSVLKREVTISLVNGLIFGAIMGVIAAVWFDKGMLGVVIGLSMVTNLFFAGFFGTIIPLTLRRFNIDPAVGSAVILTTFTDAIGFFSFLGLAKWILL; this is translated from the coding sequence TTGAGCCAAGAACTAGAAGAAGCAAAAGAGCTGATAGATCAGCACTTAGATGAAAATTTAGAAGACGGCGAGCTCTCTGCTTACGAGCTAGCCCAGCATCTTAAAACACTTAAAAAGCACGATGAAGAGCTTTTTGCCAAGTACCTTGAAAAGCTAGATCCTGAAATTTTAGGTGATGTGGCGATAGAGTTACCTGATCACATGCTAAAAGACGTGATCGACACGCTCCCAGCTGAAAAGATCGTAGAAGCGCTTGAAGAGCTAGAGAGTGACGATGCGACAGACCTACTTCAATACATCGAAGATATCGACGAAGACAAGGCTAGAGAGCTTTTTAACGAGCTAGACAAAGAAAATCAAAACGAAATTTTAAGACTTAGAAGCTACGACGAAGATAGAGCTGGTGCGCACATGCAAACAGAGCTATTTTCAGCTCATCTTGAAGAGAAGCTTGGCAGCGCAGTTGCAAGACTAAGACAAGAGAAGCAAGAAGGCAAACTAGAAAATGTCTCACAGCTTTTCATCATCGATAAAAATAGCGTCTTGCAATACGCCATCCCGCTTGAAGATCTCATCCTTTTTGACTTTACAAAGACGCTAAAACAAAATATCGAATCAACCCAGATCGACCACTACAAGCCTCACATGGCAAACGATATGGATCTCATGCAAGATGTCGCCGATATGTTTCAAGAGTACGATCTAAACGTTATCGCAGTTACAAGTAGCACTGGAATTTTGCTAGGTCGTATCACATATGATGATATCCACGACTACATCCAAGAGAGCGCAACAGAGCAAATTTATAACTTAGCTGGTGTTGATGACGAGTCAGAAGAGGATGATACGCTATTTAAAGCGGGTCGTGGCCGTGCGGTTTGGCTTGGTGTAAATTTACTAACAGCACTTTTTAGCTCATCTATCATCGGACTTTTTGATGAGACGATCGCAGCTTACGTCGCACTTGCCGTGCTTATGCCAATAGTTGCTTCAATGGGTGGCAACACTGGCACGCAAGCACTTGCCGTTACGGTTCGTCGTTTGGCACTTGGCGAGATAGAATTTAAAGATGCAAAGAGCGTTTTAAAGCGTGAGGTGACGATCTCACTCGTAAATGGCCTCATCTTTGGCGCTATCATGGGCGTCATCGCCGCTGTTTGGTTTGATAAGGGCATGCTTGGCGTGGTTATTGGCCTTAGTATGGTTACAAATTTATTCTTTGCTGGCTTTTTTGGCACGATCATACCTTTGACACTAAGGCGCTTTAACATCGATCCTGCCGTTGGCTCAGCGGTCATTCTTACTACATTTACCGATGCGATAGGATTTTTTAGCTTTTTAGGACTTGCAAAATGGATACTACTATAA